One segment of Panicum virgatum strain AP13 chromosome 1K, P.virgatum_v5, whole genome shotgun sequence DNA contains the following:
- the LOC120705893 gene encoding zealexin A1 synthase-like, with amino-acid sequence MKDKLLLAVATAVVLVVLSWRLIIRPSLAAKPKLNLPPGPRMLPVIGSLHHLVSSPLLFRVLRELAKKHGPLMMLRLGEVPALVASSMEAAQAILKVHDTSFADRYTPATSATIAYGGTDLILSPYGERWRHLRKIVVQEMLTATRVQSFKYIREEEVARFLQAMAAAAATGTAVDFSTAVAKLVNDAFLRECVGSRCKYQDEYLDAVHTVTQLASGITIADLYPSSRIMQMLGTAPRKGLAYRQRIDRILKQIIQEAKEAMECEDETAHESFVSLLLRLQKDGSMPIPLTNETIIALMFDMLAAGSDTSSTILNWAMTELIRSPAAMARAQAEVREAFKGKSIITDDDIAESGISYLKLVFKETLRLHPTSPLLIPRQCRETCQVMGYDIPKGMAVFVNVWAIGRDPSYWDDPEEFKPERFETNNLDFRGTNFEFIPFGAGRRMCPGINLGLANIELALASLLYHFDWKLPKGMEPKDVDMREAVGIVASKETSLIVHPVTFIPLTVAA; translated from the exons ATGAAGGACAAGCTGCTtctcgccgtcgccaccgccgtggTGCTCGTCGTCCTCTCCTGGAGGCTCATCATCAGGCCTTCGCTCGCCGCGAAGCCGAAGCTCAACCTGCCTCCCGGCCCGCGGATGCTGCCGGTGATCGGCAGCCTCCACCACCTGGTCAGCAGCCCGCTGCTCTTCCGGGTCCTGCGCGAGCTCGCGAAGAAGCACGGCCCGCTCATgatgctccgcctcggcgaggtGCCCGCGCTGGTGGCGTCGTCGATGGAGGCCGCACAGGCGATCCTGAAGGTGCACGACACCAGCTTCGCCGACCGGTACACCCCGGCCACCAGCGCGACGATCGCCTACGGGGGCACTGACCTGATACTCTCGCCCTACGGCGAGCGGTGGCGCCATCTCCGCAAGATCGTCGTGCAAGAGATGCTCACCGCCACCCGGGTGCAGTCCTTCAAGTACAtccgcgaggaggaggtggcgcggttCCTgcag GccatggccgcggccgccgccaccggcactGCTGTGGACTTCTCCACGGCGGTCGCTAAGCTCGTTAATGACGCCTTCCTGAGGGAGTGCGTCGGCAGCCGGTGCAAGTACCAGGACGAGTACCTCGATGCCGTCCACACGGTGACGCAACTGGCGTCAGGGATAACCATTGCCGACCTCTACCCGTCTTCCAGGATCATGCAGATGCTCGGCACGGCACCACGCAAGGGTCTCGCGTACCGCCAAAGGATCGATCGCATACTCAAGCAGATCATCCAGGAGGCCAAGGAAGCAATGGAGTGCGAGGACGAGACAGCCCATGAGAGCTTCGTTAGCCTGCTGCTCAGGCTCCAGAAGGACGGAAGCATGCCCATCCCTCTCACAAATGAAACCATCATTGCTCTCATGTTT GACATGTTAGCTGCGGGCAGCGACACCTCCTCTACCATACTGAACTGGGCCATGACAGAACTGATCCGGTCGCCGGCTGCGATGGCCAGGGCACAGGCTGAGGTGCGAGAAGCCTTCAAAGGGAAGAGCATCATCACCGACGATGACATCGCCGAGTCCGGGATCAGCTACCTCAAGCTAGTGTTCAAAGAAACCCTAAGGCTGCATCCTACTTCACCACTCCTTATCCCACGTCAGTGTCGCGAGACATGTCAAGTCATGGGCTATGATATCCCCAAGGGCATGGCCGTGTTCGTGAACGTATGGGCAATTGGTAGGGACCCTTCGTACTGGGACGATCCTGAGGAGTTTAAGCCAGAACGGTTTGAGACTAATAACCTAGATTTTCGAGGGACAAACTTTGAGTTCATCCCATTTGGTGCTGGTCGTCGTATGTGTCCCGGCATTAACCTTGGGCTGGCCAACATAGAGCTTGCACTGGCAAGCCTTCTCTACCACTTTGATTGGAAACTTCCTAAGGGAATGGAGCCTAAGGATGTCGACATGCGGGAGGCTGTAGGAATAGTTGCAAGTAAGGAAACTAGCCTTATTGTGCACCCCGTTACTTTCATTCCTCTAACGGTGGCGGCGTAA